A window of the Gemmatimonadota bacterium genome harbors these coding sequences:
- a CDS encoding YfcE family phosphodiesterase, with product MRVGLLSDAHDRVPATDALLREMLKRDVNFVLHAGDYCSPFSLKPFQDHNVAMAGVFGRNDGDPEGLRAFAEQGMGQELFESPHSIKLGEHKVLIVHDIGDVVERSVLAHSIVIHGHTHLQEMKTRGDTLIVNPGEACGWLFGAPSAAIIDLDTKDVEFIKLDAAEWTK from the coding sequence ATGCGAGTCGGACTGCTGTCGGATGCCCATGACCGGGTGCCGGCGACGGATGCGTTGCTGCGCGAGATGCTCAAGCGCGACGTCAACTTCGTGTTGCACGCGGGTGACTACTGCTCGCCGTTCTCGCTCAAGCCGTTCCAGGACCACAACGTCGCGATGGCCGGGGTCTTCGGCCGGAACGACGGCGACCCCGAGGGGTTGCGTGCCTTCGCCGAGCAGGGGATGGGCCAGGAGCTCTTCGAGTCGCCGCACAGCATCAAGCTCGGGGAGCACAAGGTGCTCATCGTGCACGACATCGGCGACGTGGTCGAGCGCTCGGTGCTCGCGCACTCGATCGTGATCCACGGGCATACGCACCTGCAGGAGATGAAGACGCGCGGCGACACGCTCATCGTGAACCCGGGCGAGGCCTGCGGGTGGCTCTTCGGCGCGCCGTCGGCGGCCATCATCGACCTCGACACCAAGGACGTCGAGTTCATCAAGCTCGACGCAGCGGAGTGGACGAAGTGA
- the guaA gene encoding glutamine-hydrolyzing GMP synthase: MSHDGSRILILDCGSQFTQLIARRVREARVFSEIHPPTRSLEWIRDWKPTAIILSGGPSSVTDEGAPSFDPAILDVAPVLGVCYGMQWIALNAGGEVKGGGRREYGRAEMRVKENTGLFAGFDAGETSQVWMSHGDHVENVPPGYVLTASSEGNPVVGFRHATKPIHAIQFHAEVAHTVRGAEIIQNFLFGVAGCKADWTPGHFIELEVARIRELVGDAQVICGLSGGVDSSVAAALVHKAIGDQLTCIFVDTGLLRLHEREQVERTMGQHLGIRLITVRAEDRFLGALGGLDDPEMKRKAIGHTFIDVFEDAAAAAGKDARFLVQGTLYPDVIESVSAKGGPSATIKTHHNVGGLKPDMKFKLIEPLRELFKDEVRNVGRELGLPEEMVGRHPFPGPGLAIRVLGAVDPVNVETLRRADAIYLEEIRAAGLYNEIWQAFAVFLPVRSVGVMGDGRTYEHVIALRAVTSTDGMTADWFAFPYDVLARISNRIIREVKGINRVVYDISSKPPATIEWE, translated from the coding sequence GTGAGTCACGACGGTTCGCGCATCCTGATCCTCGATTGCGGGTCGCAGTTCACGCAGCTCATCGCGCGCCGCGTGCGCGAGGCGCGCGTCTTCTCGGAGATCCATCCGCCCACCCGCTCGCTCGAGTGGATCCGCGACTGGAAGCCGACGGCGATCATCCTCTCGGGTGGGCCGAGCTCGGTGACCGACGAGGGCGCGCCGAGCTTCGACCCGGCCATCCTCGACGTCGCGCCGGTGCTCGGCGTCTGCTACGGGATGCAGTGGATCGCGCTGAACGCCGGCGGTGAGGTGAAGGGCGGCGGGCGCCGCGAGTACGGGCGCGCCGAGATGCGGGTGAAGGAGAACACCGGGCTCTTCGCGGGCTTCGACGCCGGCGAGACGTCGCAGGTATGGATGAGCCACGGCGATCACGTCGAGAACGTGCCGCCCGGATACGTGCTGACGGCGTCGAGCGAAGGGAATCCCGTCGTCGGCTTCCGCCACGCGACCAAGCCCATCCACGCGATCCAGTTCCACGCCGAGGTCGCGCACACCGTGCGCGGCGCGGAGATCATCCAGAACTTCCTGTTCGGGGTGGCGGGGTGCAAGGCGGACTGGACGCCGGGGCACTTCATCGAGCTCGAGGTCGCGCGGATCCGCGAGCTGGTGGGCGACGCGCAGGTGATCTGCGGGCTCTCCGGGGGCGTGGACTCGTCCGTCGCGGCCGCCCTCGTGCACAAGGCGATCGGCGACCAGCTCACCTGCATCTTCGTCGACACCGGCCTCCTCCGCCTCCACGAGCGAGAGCAGGTGGAGCGCACGATGGGCCAGCACCTCGGCATCCGGCTCATCACCGTGCGGGCCGAGGACCGCTTCCTGGGCGCGCTGGGCGGGCTGGATGACCCCGAGATGAAGCGCAAGGCGATCGGGCACACCTTCATCGACGTCTTCGAGGATGCCGCGGCAGCGGCGGGGAAGGACGCGAGGTTCCTGGTGCAGGGCACGCTCTATCCCGACGTCATCGAGTCGGTGAGCGCGAAGGGCGGGCCGAGCGCGACGATCAAGACGCACCACAACGTGGGCGGGCTCAAGCCGGACATGAAGTTCAAGCTCATCGAGCCGCTGCGCGAACTGTTCAAGGACGAGGTGCGCAACGTCGGGCGTGAGTTGGGGCTCCCCGAGGAGATGGTCGGGCGACATCCGTTCCCGGGACCGGGGCTCGCGATCCGCGTCCTCGGCGCGGTCGATCCGGTGAACGTCGAGACGCTGCGCCGGGCCGACGCGATCTACCTCGAGGAGATCCGCGCCGCCGGCCTCTACAACGAGATCTGGCAGGCGTTCGCAGTGTTCCTCCCCGTGCGCTCGGTGGGCGTCATGGGCGACGGGCGCACCTACGAGCACGTGATCGCGCTGCGCGCCGTCACGAGCACCGACGGCATGACGGCGGACTGGTTCGCGTTCCCGTACGATGTGCTCGCGCGCATCTCCAACCGGATCATCCGGGAAGTGAAGGGGATCAATCGCGTGGTATACGACATCAGCTCCAAGCCGCCCGCCACCATCGAGTGGGAGTAG
- a CDS encoding MATE family efflux transporter has translation MSDLARLRPTAAELREMAQLAAPIVLVNVGMQLMGVVDSLMLGRVSAADLAAGALGNFYFFATAILGIGVLMALDPVIAQGVGAKDDVAIARGVQRGLLLTALVAVAVSGSFLLAGPVLRALRQPADVTPLAVDYVLWSIPGMLPFFAFNMMRQVLQAFSTVRPVVLAVVVANAANVALNWVLVYGHLGFAPRGVVGSAMATAISRWLMAFALLAWAWPLLRPHVRPWHRESWELAPLGRMLGLGVPIGLQFFAEVNAFGLVTVMAGWMGTATLAGHEIALNLASMTFMVPMGVAGAAAVMVGHAIGAGDIAESRRDAVAALAVGVGFMACMAVVFWLVPQVLADAYTTDAATRSVAITLIPIAAVFQVFDGTQVICASILRGAGDTRVAMILHALSFWAVGIPLGALVAFRFDGGAAGLWWGLTAGLAAAAVLQLARVRWKLSGEIARVRIDRPPGSSH, from the coding sequence ATGAGCGACCTCGCGCGGCTGCGGCCCACGGCGGCCGAGCTGCGCGAGATGGCGCAGCTCGCCGCGCCGATCGTGCTCGTCAACGTCGGCATGCAGCTGATGGGCGTCGTCGACTCGCTCATGCTCGGCCGCGTCTCGGCCGCCGACCTCGCCGCGGGCGCGCTCGGGAACTTCTACTTCTTCGCGACGGCGATCCTCGGCATCGGCGTCCTCATGGCGCTCGACCCGGTGATCGCGCAAGGGGTCGGCGCGAAGGACGATGTCGCGATCGCGCGCGGCGTGCAGCGCGGGCTGCTGCTCACGGCGCTCGTCGCGGTCGCGGTGAGCGGCTCGTTCCTGCTCGCCGGGCCGGTGCTCCGTGCGCTCCGGCAGCCCGCGGACGTCACGCCGCTCGCGGTGGACTACGTCCTCTGGAGCATCCCGGGGATGCTCCCGTTCTTCGCCTTCAACATGATGCGACAGGTGCTGCAGGCGTTCTCCACGGTGCGGCCGGTGGTCCTCGCCGTGGTGGTGGCCAATGCGGCGAACGTCGCGCTCAACTGGGTGCTCGTGTACGGCCACCTGGGATTCGCGCCACGCGGCGTCGTCGGCTCGGCGATGGCGACCGCGATCTCCCGCTGGCTCATGGCGTTCGCGTTGCTCGCGTGGGCGTGGCCCCTGCTGCGTCCGCATGTGCGCCCCTGGCACCGGGAGAGTTGGGAACTTGCGCCGCTCGGGCGGATGCTCGGACTCGGCGTCCCGATCGGCCTGCAGTTCTTCGCCGAGGTGAACGCGTTCGGGCTGGTCACGGTCATGGCCGGGTGGATGGGCACGGCGACGCTGGCGGGGCACGAGATCGCGCTCAATCTCGCGTCCATGACGTTCATGGTGCCGATGGGCGTCGCCGGTGCCGCCGCGGTGATGGTGGGGCACGCGATCGGGGCGGGGGACATCGCCGAGTCGCGGCGCGATGCGGTCGCGGCCCTCGCCGTCGGCGTCGGGTTCATGGCGTGCATGGCGGTGGTCTTCTGGCTCGTGCCCCAGGTGCTCGCCGACGCCTACACGACCGATGCGGCGACCCGGAGCGTCGCGATCACGCTGATCCCCATCGCCGCCGTATTCCAGGTGTTCGATGGCACGCAGGTGATCTGCGCGTCGATCCTGCGGGGGGCGGGCGACACGCGAGTGGCGATGATCCTGCACGCGCTGAGCTTCTGGGCGGTGGGGATCCCGCTCGGGGCGCTCGTCGCGTTCCGGTTCGATGGTGGAGCGGCGGGGCTCTGGTGGGGGCTCACGGCCGGGCTCGCGGCGGCGGCGGTGCTGCAGTTGGCGCGCGTGCGGTGGAAGCTGAGTGGGGAGATCGCACGCGTGCGGATCGATCGGCCACCGGGGTCGTCGCACTGA